The genomic segment CGATATCCGCCCGCGTCTCCAGCACCTTCTGCGCCGCCGCCTCCGGATGGGTCGAGCCACAGCCATCGTTGATGTTGTACCCGTTGGGCTCCACCCCGATCGGGATCACCTCGGCCCCAAGCTCCCACAGCACGCTCGGCGCGGTGCGATAGGCCGCGCCATTGGCGCAATCCACCACCACCCGCAGCCCGTCCAGCCGCTTGCGATAGGGAAAGGTCGTCTTGGCATATTCCACGTAACGCCCGCGCGCGTCCTCGAACCGCTTGGCCCGGCCGATATTGCCCGGCGCCGACAGCGGCACGCCATCCTGCATCAGCGCCTCGATCCCCGCCTCGGCCTCGTCCGACAGCTTGAACCCGTCCGGCCCGAACAGCTTGATCCCGTTATCGTCGGCCGGGTTGTGGCTGGCCGAGATCATCACACCCACATCGGCCCTTAGACCGTGCGTCAGGTACCCGATCGCCGGCGTCGGCACCGGCCCCAGAAGGAACACGTCCATCCCCGTCGAGGTGAACCCCGCCGTCAGCGCATACTCGATCATGTAGCCCGACCGCCGCGTATCCTTGCCGATCACCACCCGGTGCTCGTTCTGGTCCCGCCGGAAAAACCGCCCCGCGGCCGCCCCCAGCTTCAGCGCCATTTCGGCCGTCATCGGCCAGCTGTTGGCCTTGCCCCGCACGCCATCGGTTCCGAACAGCTTTTCCGACATGTCTCGCGTCCTCGTCCCTCGTCCGGCCTTGCGCCGGCTCGTCCTTTTTTTCCTCCATATCCCGTGTGTCCAAGCCTGTCCAATCACTGTCGGCTACAATCCTGTGGCATTCCGCCCATTCCGACAGGCAATCCACCGGTCCCCGCCTTTCCTCCGGCCGTCCCATGCCCTATATTGCATCCTTCCGGCATCAGCTCGAGACGCCCAGAGGAACACCGATGGCCAAACCGAAGGACAATCCGAACTACAAGGTGGTCGCCGAGAACCGGCGGGCCCGGTTCGACTATGCCATCGAGGAAGACCTGGAATGCGGCATCATGCTCGAAGGCTCCGAGGTGAAATCGCTGCGGCAGGGCTCGTCGAACATCGCCGAAAGCTACGCCATGGTCGAGGATGGCGAACTGTGGCTGGTGAACGCCTACATCGCACCCTACGAACAGGCCAAGACCTTCCAGCATGACGAGCGCCGCAAGCGCAAGCTGCTGGCCTCGAAAAAGGAGCTGGCCCGCCTCTGGAACGAGACCCAGCGCAAGGGCATGACCCTCGTTCCGCTGGTGATGTATTTCAACCACCGCGGCATCGCCAAGATCAAGATCGGCATCGCCAAGGGCAAGAAGAACCACGACAAGCGCGAGACCGCCGCCAAGCGCGACTGGAACCGCCAGAAACAGCGCCTCCTGAAGGAACACAGCTGAGGCCAGCGCCCGATTTCTTCAAAAGAAATCGGACAGAAATCTTTTCAAGATTTCGCCCCCTGCCCGCCGCGCAAGCCCTGCCATCTCCGCCGCCCGCCACGGCGCGCGGCCCGTTGCACGCAACATTCTCCCACCGCACGATGCGTTAACCCGGCCGCCCGCATGGTCCGGCGGTAAAAAATACCGACGTAATACCGACGTAATACCGACGCGATACCGATACGGGAATTATCACGAAATCAGTGCGTTAACCCTGATTCGCCCGCAATCCGCCGTTTGACGCCCCCCACGCCGCCCGACCTTGCCCTTCGCGCCCCTTGGCTGTAGTCAGAATGGCATCCAACCCGGGGGGCGACATGGCACAAGACGATCCGAAAACCCTTGTTTCCACAGACTGGCTGGCGGCCCACATGAAGGACCCCGACCTGCGGATCCTGGACGGCACCTATTTCCTCCCCGGCATCGACCGCGACCCCAGGGCGGAATACGCCGAAACCCACATCCCCGGCGCGCGTTTCTTCGATATCGACGAGATTTCCGACCAGCGCTCCGAGCTGCCCCACATGGCCCCGCCGGTCGAGAAATTCATGTCCCGCATGCGCGCAATGGGCGTCGGCGACGGGCACCAGGTGGTGGTCTACGACACCCACGGCCTGTTCTCCGCGGCCCGCGTCTGGTGGCTCTTCAAGCTGATGGGCCAGAACGACGTCGCCGTGCTCGACGGGGGCCTGCCAAAGTGGGTCTCCGAAGGCCGCGAAACCGAGGATATGGAGCCCATCATCCGCGACCGTCACATGACCGTCCGCCGCCAGGCCCACATGGTCAAGGACGTCACCCAGGTCTCCGCCGCCTCCAAGCTCGGCGACTACGAGATCCTCGACGCCCGCTCCCCCGCCCGCTTCCGTGGCGAGGAACCCGAGCCCCGCGAGGGCCTGCGCAGCGGCCACATTCCGGGCTCGAAAAACGTGCATTATCGGGAGCTTATGAACGAGGACGGCACGATGAAAGACCCCGACGGCCTGCGCGCCGTGCTCGACGCCGCCGGCGTCGACACGGCCCGCCCCGTCATCACCACCTGCGGTTCCGGCGTGACCGCCGCCATCATCAACCTTGCGCTGGAACGCATCGGCAAGACCGACCACGCGCTTTATGACGGGTCCTGGACCGAATGGGGCGCCTTCGGCACCGTACCCGTCGCGACCGGAGACGAATAGATGTTCGAACAGCTCAAGGAACCGTCCGCAGACAAGATCCTCATGCTGATGCAGCTGTATCGCGAGGACCCGCGCGAGCAGAAGATCGACCTTGGCGTGGGCGTCTACAAGAACCCCGAAGGCGTCACCCCCATCATGCGCGCCATCAAGGCCGCCGAACAGAAATGGTGGGGCGAGGAAACGACCAAGGCCTATACCGGCCTCGCCGGCGATCCGGCCTTTTCCGACGCGATGATCGGCCTCGTGCTGGGCGATGCGGTGCCCCGTGAAAACGTCGCCGCCGTGGCCACCCCGGGCGGCACCGGTGCCGTGCGTCAGGCCTTCGAGCTGGTCAGGATGGCCACCCCCAAGGCCCGCGTCCACGTGTCGAACCCGACCTGGCCCAACCACCTGAGCATTCTCAAACACCTTGGAATCGAGGCCGTCCCCTACCGCTATTTCGACGAAACCACCTGTGGCGTCGACTTTGCCGGCATGATGGAAGACCTTGAAAAGGTTGAAGAAGGCGACGTCGTCCTGCTGCACGGCTGCTGCCACAACCCCACCGGCGCCAACCTCAACCTGACCGAGTTCAAGGCGGTGATCGAACTGATGATCGCCAAGGGCGCCCTGCCCATGATCGACATCGCCTACCAGGGCTTCGGCGACGGTCTCGACGTCGACGCGCTCGCCACGCGAGAGGTCGCCTCGGCCTGCCCCGAAACCCTCATCGCCGCCAGCTGCTCGAAGAATTTCGGCATCTACCGCGAGCGCACGGGCCTTCTCATGGCCATCTCGCAGGACAGCTCGAAACAGAAGGTCGCACAGGGCAACCTCGCCTATCTCAACCGCCAGAACTATTCCTTCCCGCCCGACCACGGCGCACGGCTGGTGACGCTGGTTCTGAACGACGACAAGCTCCGCGCCGACTGGCAATCAGAGCTGGAAGACGTCCGCCTGAACATGCTCAGCCTGCGCGAACAGCTGGCCTCGGAAATGCAGCGCCTCACCAAGTCCGACCGCTATGGCTTCATCGCCCAGCACCGCGGCATGTTCTCGCGTCTCGGCCTGTCGACCGAGATCGTCGAGGCCCTCCGCAAGGATCACGGCATCTACATGGTGGGCGACTCGCGGATCAACATCGCCGGACTCAACAAGGAAACCGTGCCGGTTCTGGCCAAGGCCATCGTCGAAGCCGGGGGCTGACAGCCCCGCCGTCAGACGCGGTACCGCGCCAGGAACATCTCGACCGCGCCGTTCACGACGCGCTCGATATCCGCCTCGTGAAAATCGTTGCAGACCCCGCAAAGGTTCCGCACGAACAGGTCGGCCTTGCACAGCTCGCCGAACTGGTTCGCGGCCAAATCCATGTCGTCGATCTTCAGGATTCCCTGCTCGACATAGGGGGTCAGAACCTTGGTCATCCGCTCGCGCACCAGCTGCGGACCGGATTCGTAGAACCGCCGGCCCAGCTCGGGAAAGCGGTAGGATTCCGACACGCAGATACGAAACACCTGCCGCCCGAACTCTGACAGGAAAAACCGCACGATCCGGTTCGCCGCCTCGTGCAGCACAACCTCGATCGGCGCGCCCGTGCCGATGACGTCGAGCGCCTCTTCGGCCTGCCGGTTGCATTCGATCCGGGCGACTTCCGAAAACAGCAGGCGCTTGTCGGGGAAATAGCTGTAAAGCGTGGCCTTCGAGACCCCGGCCGCGCGGGCGATCTCGTCGACACTGGCGCCTTCAAAGCCGTCGCGCAGGAAGATTTCCCGCGCCCCGTCGAGCACCTGGTCGAATTTCCGGCCTTTCTTGATTTCAGCGGCCATCGCCGTCATGCGCATCCTCCGCGAAGTCGCTTGCCTACCCTAGACGTGGGGGCGCCGGTCCCGCAAGCAAATCCGCGTCGGCCGCGGGCGGCCGCCACCACCCGCGGTGGGGGGCACATCTTACCGGTTCACGTCGGTCTGGGTCCGCGTCACCGGCGCCGGCTTGGGCGTCGGATAGGTCAGCGTGGGGAACAGGCTGCCGACATCGACGC from the Roseovarius indicus genome contains:
- the glmM gene encoding phosphoglucosamine mutase, whose product is MSEKLFGTDGVRGKANSWPMTAEMALKLGAAAGRFFRRDQNEHRVVIGKDTRRSGYMIEYALTAGFTSTGMDVFLLGPVPTPAIGYLTHGLRADVGVMISASHNPADDNGIKLFGPDGFKLSDEAEAGIEALMQDGVPLSAPGNIGRAKRFEDARGRYVEYAKTTFPYRKRLDGLRVVVDCANGAAYRTAPSVLWELGAEVIPIGVEPNGYNINDGCGSTHPEAAAQKVLETRADIGICLDGDADRVVLVDETGHVADGDQIMALIATRWAEDGRLAGNTLVATVMSNLGLERHLNAKGIDLKRTAVGDRYVVEEMRAGGYSLGGEQSGHIVMTDYATTGDGLIGALQFLGCMVETGKPASELARVFEPVPQKLVNVRYKQGAQPLSAEAVQEAIAKAETRLGHDGRLLIRKSGTEPLIRVMAEAVEPALLDDVLNSVVDAVQAAS
- the smpB gene encoding SsrA-binding protein SmpB produces the protein MAKPKDNPNYKVVAENRRARFDYAIEEDLECGIMLEGSEVKSLRQGSSNIAESYAMVEDGELWLVNAYIAPYEQAKTFQHDERRKRKLLASKKELARLWNETQRKGMTLVPLVMYFNHRGIAKIKIGIAKGKKNHDKRETAAKRDWNRQKQRLLKEHS
- the sseA gene encoding 3-mercaptopyruvate sulfurtransferase, whose amino-acid sequence is MAQDDPKTLVSTDWLAAHMKDPDLRILDGTYFLPGIDRDPRAEYAETHIPGARFFDIDEISDQRSELPHMAPPVEKFMSRMRAMGVGDGHQVVVYDTHGLFSAARVWWLFKLMGQNDVAVLDGGLPKWVSEGRETEDMEPIIRDRHMTVRRQAHMVKDVTQVSAASKLGDYEILDARSPARFRGEEPEPREGLRSGHIPGSKNVHYRELMNEDGTMKDPDGLRAVLDAAGVDTARPVITTCGSGVTAAIINLALERIGKTDHALYDGSWTEWGAFGTVPVATGDE
- a CDS encoding amino acid aminotransferase; the encoded protein is MFEQLKEPSADKILMLMQLYREDPREQKIDLGVGVYKNPEGVTPIMRAIKAAEQKWWGEETTKAYTGLAGDPAFSDAMIGLVLGDAVPRENVAAVATPGGTGAVRQAFELVRMATPKARVHVSNPTWPNHLSILKHLGIEAVPYRYFDETTCGVDFAGMMEDLEKVEEGDVVLLHGCCHNPTGANLNLTEFKAVIELMIAKGALPMIDIAYQGFGDGLDVDALATREVASACPETLIAASCSKNFGIYRERTGLLMAISQDSSKQKVAQGNLAYLNRQNYSFPPDHGARLVTLVLNDDKLRADWQSELEDVRLNMLSLREQLASEMQRLTKSDRYGFIAQHRGMFSRLGLSTEIVEALRKDHGIYMVGDSRINIAGLNKETVPVLAKAIVEAGG
- a CDS encoding TetR/AcrR family transcriptional regulator, yielding MTAMAAEIKKGRKFDQVLDGAREIFLRDGFEGASVDEIARAAGVSKATLYSYFPDKRLLFSEVARIECNRQAEEALDVIGTGAPIEVVLHEAANRIVRFFLSEFGRQVFRICVSESYRFPELGRRFYESGPQLVRERMTKVLTPYVEQGILKIDDMDLAANQFGELCKADLFVRNLCGVCNDFHEADIERVVNGAVEMFLARYRV